A region from the Bacteroidota bacterium genome encodes:
- a CDS encoding DUF488 domain-containing protein, translating to MEFFTIGVYNSTEQEFFNKLVENKIDTFCDIRQRRAVRGSKYAFVNSNRLQKKLAELEIKYGHVFQLAPPKEIRELQKQADLQKGELKRERQELGEVFSSEYKQRILEKFDFDTFIENLENVGANRVVLFCVEEHPAACHRSIVSKKLQDKYHYKVTHI from the coding sequence ATGGAATTTTTTACAATAGGAGTATATAACTCCACAGAACAAGAATTTTTCAACAAATTAGTTGAAAACAAAATTGACACTTTCTGCGACATTCGTCAAAGACGTGCAGTAAGGGGTTCGAAATATGCTTTTGTAAATAGCAACAGACTTCAAAAAAAATTGGCGGAACTTGAGATAAAATATGGTCACGTTTTTCAATTAGCACCACCGAAAGAAATCCGTGAATTGCAAAAACAAGCTGACTTGCAAAAAGGCGAACTAAAAAGAGAAAGACAGGAATTAGGTGAAGTATTTTCATCTGAATATAAACAAAGGATACTTGAAAAATTTGATTTCGACACCTTCATTGAAAACCTTGAAAATGTTGGAGCAAACAGAGTAGTTTTATTTTGTGTGGAAGAACATCCAGCCGCTTGCCATAGGTCAATCGTTTCTAAAAAACTGCAAGACAAATATCATTACAAAGTGACACACATATGA